One stretch of Thermanaerosceptrum fracticalcis DNA includes these proteins:
- a CDS encoding flagellar hook capping FlgD N-terminal domain-containing protein has product MTVTAATSVQNTNSQTALKDKTLGKDDFLKLLVTELRYQDPMKPMEDREFITQMAQFSSLEQMQNINKSLESGLMALAEAQKGLETKLTGIMQQLGYLMAGNELKQGLNLLGHVVTFKKGTEELSGIVTALKQKDGQYVAVVDGEEVTLDKITLIK; this is encoded by the coding sequence ATGACGGTAACCGCCGCAACAAGTGTGCAAAACACAAATTCCCAAACTGCTCTCAAGGATAAAACCTTGGGTAAAGATGATTTCTTGAAGCTGCTCGTCACCGAGTTGCGTTACCAGGACCCCATGAAACCCATGGAAGATAGGGAGTTTATTACCCAGATGGCCCAGTTTTCTTCGCTGGAACAAATGCAGAACATCAATAAATCCCTGGAATCGGGTTTAATGGCCCTGGCTGAAGCGCAAAAGGGTTTGGAAACAAAATTAACAGGGATAATGCAACAATTAGGTTATCTCATGGCCGGAAATGAACTGAAGCAAGGGCTGAACCTCCTGGGACACGTGGTTACTTTTAAGAAAGGTACGGAAGAGCTGTCAGGCATAGTGACAGCATTGAAACAGAAAGACGGGCAGTACGTGGCTGTGGTAGACGGAGAAGAGGTGACACTGGATAAAATTACATTAATCAAGTAG
- a CDS encoding flagellar hook-length control protein FliK, with translation MLNVNNVLLGQLGQTVKIQENVQVETGGDFLGMLFSILSNGNMTANQDERKERLQEVNVQPDGATFIQPALLFHNPYLVEDVQMPGMNKGMDLLQGETAAFKGTEFQPAALGIFPEYPKALPVLTAQTIPPRQFPVTMKENPIPTQNPVPHLSGLDNSLLNPQLVQQLGINRMEVKKENEKGEALVFTAGQVENREVILVTRQAAVNTAKVSPELLKPLVPPVGKTEELQEATNQPELKGDNNLVWKDTTLTALPVDGAPPSEEIPQHPVKVPVQEFPKEFPKVVFSRLVSGGKNAASEVVIHLEPQDLGKMVVKLLSEEGVVSVRIIAEHPVTRDLLENGLQALRQSFSEQGLKPGRMEIELGGQSLSQQQFYQQHQQQQPSWNRGNYWAQNWLRADSGYLSESEQPGEPRMQMMSRGSVDYTV, from the coding sequence GTGTTAAACGTAAATAATGTTTTATTGGGGCAGCTGGGACAAACTGTTAAAATCCAGGAAAATGTGCAGGTGGAAACTGGCGGGGACTTTCTTGGTATGCTGTTTTCTATCCTTTCCAATGGGAATATGACAGCCAATCAGGATGAGCGAAAAGAGAGACTGCAGGAAGTAAATGTTCAACCGGATGGAGCCACCTTTATTCAGCCGGCTTTGCTGTTTCACAACCCATATCTTGTTGAGGACGTCCAGATGCCGGGAATGAATAAAGGTATGGACTTGCTGCAGGGAGAAACGGCAGCCTTTAAAGGTACTGAGTTCCAGCCTGCGGCTCTAGGTATTTTCCCGGAGTATCCTAAGGCGCTTCCGGTTTTAACCGCTCAAACCATACCGCCCAGGCAATTCCCGGTTACAATGAAGGAAAATCCCATACCTACCCAGAATCCGGTCCCTCATCTGTCCGGCCTGGACAATAGCCTGCTAAACCCTCAGTTAGTTCAGCAGCTAGGTATAAACAGGATGGAAGTGAAGAAGGAAAATGAGAAGGGCGAGGCTCTGGTTTTTACCGCTGGACAGGTTGAAAACAGGGAAGTGATACTTGTTACCCGGCAGGCGGCTGTGAACACCGCGAAAGTCTCACCGGAACTTCTTAAACCTTTAGTTCCACCTGTTGGAAAGACAGAAGAATTACAGGAAGCCACTAACCAGCCGGAACTAAAAGGCGACAATAATCTGGTATGGAAAGACACAACACTAACGGCTCTACCGGTCGATGGTGCCCCTCCGTCTGAAGAAATACCCCAGCATCCTGTGAAAGTACCTGTCCAGGAATTTCCCAAAGAATTCCCCAAGGTAGTGTTTTCCCGCCTTGTTTCTGGAGGGAAAAACGCCGCCAGCGAAGTGGTTATTCACCTGGAACCACAGGATTTAGGCAAGATGGTGGTAAAATTGCTTAGCGAAGAAGGGGTCGTCTCCGTAAGAATTATTGCGGAACACCCAGTGACCCGGGACCTCCTGGAAAACGGTTTGCAAGCCTTACGTCAGTCTTTCTCCGAACAAGGGCTTAAGCCCGGCAGGATGGAGATAGAGCTGGGCGGCCAGTCCTTAAGCCAGCAGCAGTTTTACCAACAACACCAACAACAGCAACCATCCTGGAACAGAGGAAACTATTGGGCGCAGAACTGGTTACGGGCCGACAGCGGCTACCTTTCCGAAAGTGAACAACCAGGGGAACCAAGGATGCAAATGATGAGTCGCGGATCAGTAGATTATACGGTGTAA
- a CDS encoding flagellar hook protein FlgE: protein MMRSLFAGVSGLKNHQTRMDVIGNNIANVNTVGFKKSRVTFQDMLSQTLRGASTPQGNRAGTNPMQVGLGMSLASIDVIHTPGSPQSTGKNTDLSIEGEGFFMLSDGQNIYYTRAGNFDFDYNKTFYNTANGMIVQGIMADANGGIDPKGAITDINLASKLSTIPSATTKVEFAKNLDARATAPTSFSSTITVYDSQGNTHTLTAIFTPSGTDNEWNVDVEIDGIIAGPTSTISFNTDGTFNSGTFNATLPLLPGANDLNISLDFSKMTQFAGDFTALAFNQNGYTYGDLQSVSVDTTGTITGSYSNGQSRKLAQVAIATFTNPSGLIKAGNNLFQFSNNSGEPDKGIPGISGRGIIKPETLEMSNVDLSQEFVDMIITQRGFQANSRVITTSDQVLEELVNLRR from the coding sequence ATGATGCGTTCACTTTTTGCCGGTGTTTCCGGCTTGAAAAACCACCAGACCCGTATGGACGTCATTGGCAACAACATTGCCAACGTCAACACCGTCGGTTTTAAAAAGAGCCGGGTTACTTTCCAGGATATGCTAAGCCAGACCCTGCGCGGGGCTTCTACCCCCCAGGGGAACAGGGCAGGTACTAACCCCATGCAGGTTGGTCTGGGTATGTCCTTAGCTTCCATTGATGTGATTCATACTCCCGGCAGTCCCCAGTCCACAGGAAAGAATACAGACTTGTCTATCGAAGGGGAAGGCTTCTTCATGCTAAGTGACGGGCAAAATATATATTATACCCGAGCGGGCAATTTCGATTTCGATTACAATAAGACATTTTATAACACTGCAAACGGCATGATTGTTCAGGGTATTATGGCAGACGCTAATGGCGGGATTGATCCCAAGGGGGCCATTACGGATATTAACTTGGCATCAAAGTTATCTACGATTCCCAGTGCAACTACAAAAGTGGAGTTTGCCAAAAACCTTGATGCAAGGGCAACTGCCCCTACTAGTTTCAGCAGTACAATTACGGTATATGATTCACAGGGTAATACTCACACTTTAACAGCCATATTTACACCAAGTGGCACAGACAACGAGTGGAACGTGGATGTGGAGATAGACGGTATCATTGCAGGGCCGACAAGTACCATAAGCTTCAATACAGATGGGACATTTAACTCTGGTACATTTAATGCTACTCTGCCGTTATTGCCTGGTGCCAATGATTTGAATATATCATTGGACTTTAGCAAAATGACCCAATTTGCGGGAGATTTTACCGCTTTGGCCTTTAATCAAAATGGTTATACATATGGTGACCTTCAGAGTGTTAGCGTAGATACTACCGGTACCATTACCGGTAGTTACTCCAACGGACAAAGCCGCAAACTGGCCCAAGTAGCCATTGCCACTTTTACGAACCCATCTGGTCTGATAAAAGCAGGGAACAACCTTTTCCAGTTTTCCAACAACTCCGGCGAGCCTGATAAAGGGATCCCCGGTATTTCCGGCAGAGGTATCATCAAGCCCGAGACCCTGGAAATGTCCAACGTGGATTTATCCCAAGAATTTGTGGATATGATCATTACCCAGCGGGGTTTCCAGGCCAATTCCCGGGTAATTACCACTTCCGACCAGGTTTTGGAAGAACTGGTGAACCTGCGTAGATAA
- a CDS encoding MotE family protein: MQGQQSISLKLIILCLIAIVLGGLWAADKAGLIDLRIALQKIPVLSKYAKEPAPVPKIPVISPIEQENQKLRSDLKDFEAKMMALESEKTKMLEQIYQLQQEVTSLRAYKENNEKKAIHAKQLALYYSEMKPEAIVKVMENLDDDTVITILPLLNKEQTGKILALMEPQRAARITQLLLGNQ; encoded by the coding sequence ATGCAAGGACAACAGAGTATTTCGTTAAAATTAATAATTTTGTGTCTCATTGCCATTGTATTGGGCGGGTTATGGGCCGCTGACAAAGCTGGGTTAATTGATTTACGCATTGCCTTGCAAAAAATACCGGTCCTTAGTAAATATGCAAAAGAGCCTGCCCCTGTTCCAAAAATCCCTGTTATTTCACCCATTGAGCAGGAAAATCAAAAACTGAGAAGTGACCTTAAAGATTTTGAAGCTAAGATGATGGCTTTGGAAAGCGAAAAAACCAAAATGCTGGAGCAGATTTATCAGCTCCAGCAAGAGGTAACCTCTCTCCGCGCATATAAAGAGAACAACGAAAAAAAAGCCATTCACGCCAAACAACTGGCTCTTTATTACAGTGAAATGAAACCGGAAGCTATTGTCAAGGTCATGGAAAATTTAGATGATGATACTGTGATTACCATACTTCCTTTGCTGAATAAGGAACAAACGGGAAAAATACTGGCATTAATGGAACCCCAGCGGGCAGCACGAATCACGCAGCTGTTATTGGGGAACCAGTAA
- a CDS encoding TIGR02530 family flagellar biosynthesis protein has product MVDKPFIIPQPIQPVGKPAVPRQTPAGVKTPFNQVLQEELQKGEELKFSRHAQERLDLRKIKLTPQHLERLNVAVQKAQAKGARESLVLIDDLAFVVSIKNKTVITAVDGESRKENVFTNIDSAVII; this is encoded by the coding sequence ATGGTAGACAAACCCTTTATCATACCCCAACCCATACAACCTGTAGGCAAACCAGCGGTCCCCAGACAAACACCTGCGGGTGTAAAAACACCCTTTAACCAGGTGCTGCAAGAAGAACTGCAGAAAGGGGAAGAACTGAAATTTTCCCGCCATGCCCAGGAGAGACTGGATTTACGGAAAATCAAACTGACACCTCAACATCTGGAAAGGCTTAACGTGGCGGTGCAAAAAGCCCAGGCCAAAGGGGCCAGGGAATCCCTGGTTTTAATTGACGACCTGGCTTTTGTGGTCAGCATTAAAAACAAGACGGTGATCACGGCCGTAGATGGTGAAAGTCGTAAAGAAAACGTCTTTACCAACATTGACAGTGCCGTCATCATTTAA
- the fliJ gene encoding flagellar export protein FliJ has product MFKFRLASVRRLYEYKEKRCQEEVGQCINRLRLAEQKQGELEQMVKEIQGELARVQEGNVSLTAVMVNSYYLEHLQELLERQTELVTQRYTELRDAQGRLREAVKNRKIIDKIREKQYRRFMVEENRREQIFIDELALAARRR; this is encoded by the coding sequence ATGTTCAAGTTTCGCTTAGCCAGTGTTCGAAGGCTCTATGAATATAAAGAGAAGAGATGCCAGGAAGAAGTGGGACAATGTATAAACAGGCTGAGGCTGGCCGAACAAAAACAGGGCGAACTTGAACAAATGGTGAAAGAAATCCAAGGGGAGCTGGCCCGTGTCCAGGAAGGAAATGTATCTCTAACGGCGGTAATGGTTAACAGTTATTACCTTGAACATTTACAGGAACTTTTAGAAAGGCAAACAGAGCTCGTAACGCAAAGATATACCGAACTCAGAGATGCACAAGGAAGGTTAAGAGAAGCTGTGAAGAACCGGAAAATCATAGATAAAATCCGGGAAAAACAATACCGGCGCTTCATGGTGGAAGAAAATAGAAGAGAACAGATTTTTATCGATGAACTGGCATTAGCCGCTAGGAGAAGATAA
- the fliI gene encoding flagellar protein export ATPase FliI, with product MLEFARLKQAVKETKTIQFKGHVSEIIGLIIHAAGPRASIGELVYIDNDIELIPAEVVGFREKKTLLMPLGNLKGISPGNKIIATGGSLKVKVGPHIVGRVLNGLGEPLDDKGKISWDLEYPLDAAPPHPLKRKRIVEPLPLGVRAIDGLLTCGDGQRLGIFAGSGVGKSTLLGMVARNSDADVNVIALIGERGREVREFMENDLGEKGLERSVVIVASSDQPALVRIKGAFVATAIAEYFRDLGARVILMMDSVTRFAMAQREVGLAIGEPPATKGYTPSVFALLPRLLERTGTSENGSITGLYTVLVDSDDMNEPIADAVRGILDGHIVLSRQLAALGHYPAIDVLNSISRVMYNIIEQQHFDAAGRFKELLAVYSEAKDLIDVGAYQQGTNKKIDLAMSLIDVLNDFLRQGIDERSGYEDTLQQLMAIRDRINIF from the coding sequence ATGCTAGAATTCGCCAGATTAAAACAAGCCGTCAAAGAAACTAAGACCATACAGTTTAAAGGCCATGTCAGCGAAATCATCGGTTTGATCATCCATGCTGCCGGCCCCAGGGCCAGCATCGGTGAGTTGGTATATATTGATAACGACATAGAACTTATCCCAGCGGAAGTGGTGGGTTTTCGCGAAAAGAAAACACTGCTGATGCCTCTGGGGAATTTAAAAGGTATCTCGCCGGGCAATAAGATTATTGCAACCGGTGGTTCTTTAAAGGTAAAGGTTGGCCCTCATATAGTGGGACGCGTTCTCAATGGTTTGGGAGAACCCCTTGATGACAAAGGAAAAATTTCCTGGGATCTTGAGTATCCCCTGGATGCGGCACCGCCCCACCCTTTAAAACGAAAAAGAATCGTTGAGCCACTGCCTTTGGGAGTGAGAGCCATCGACGGCCTGTTGACCTGTGGCGACGGGCAGCGCTTGGGAATCTTTGCCGGAAGCGGTGTGGGCAAAAGTACTCTTTTAGGCATGGTGGCCAGGAACAGCGACGCCGATGTCAATGTCATTGCCCTGATTGGGGAAAGAGGCAGAGAAGTTCGCGAATTTATGGAAAATGACCTGGGCGAAAAAGGCCTGGAACGTTCCGTAGTCATCGTGGCCTCTTCCGATCAACCCGCCCTGGTCAGAATAAAGGGAGCCTTTGTGGCCACAGCCATTGCTGAATATTTTAGGGATCTGGGGGCCAGAGTCATTTTGATGATGGATTCCGTAACCCGTTTTGCCATGGCCCAGCGTGAAGTTGGATTGGCCATCGGGGAGCCCCCCGCTACCAAAGGGTATACTCCTTCTGTATTTGCCTTATTGCCCAGGCTGCTGGAAAGAACCGGTACATCGGAGAACGGAAGCATCACAGGTTTGTACACAGTCCTGGTGGACAGCGATGATATGAACGAGCCCATTGCCGACGCTGTACGGGGGATACTGGACGGGCATATCGTGCTCTCCAGGCAGCTGGCCGCTTTAGGCCATTACCCGGCTATAGATGTGTTAAACAGCATCAGCAGGGTAATGTATAATATCATAGAACAGCAGCATTTTGATGCCGCCGGCAGGTTCAAGGAACTCCTGGCCGTTTACAGTGAAGCCAAAGATTTAATTGATGTGGGAGCATATCAGCAAGGGACGAACAAGAAAATAGATTTAGCCATGAGTCTGATCGATGTATTAAATGATTTTTTAAGACAAGGGATCGACGAAAGAAGCGGTTATGAGGATACTTTGCAGCAGTTAATGGCTATCCGGGATAGAATAAACATTTTCTAA